From one Microbulbifer sp. A4B17 genomic stretch:
- the tssJ gene encoding type VI secretion system lipoprotein TssJ, with amino-acid sequence MREALKINKLTEKRELLVSIKKLFQVGLIGFLAVAIAGCQTTRRTLNLDTSLELVVETQNDVNPDDDGRASPVVIRVFMLADERQFAREDFLNLYENAQSRLGKDLIDTVILKEFAPGEQRIEELALTPDVKYIGLLAEFVQYQDAEALMVLPITDHKKNEYEVSLADVRIGSPDDIAKRRRAKLTTRSSDDDSGDTVTISKEDYERMKKTLPDMQQSQ; translated from the coding sequence ATGCGCGAAGCATTAAAAATTAATAAGTTGACGGAAAAGAGGGAGTTACTTGTGTCGATTAAAAAACTATTTCAGGTCGGTCTAATTGGGTTTTTAGCAGTTGCGATTGCCGGTTGCCAAACAACAAGGCGGACTTTAAATCTGGATACCAGTCTCGAATTGGTTGTAGAGACACAAAATGATGTAAACCCGGACGATGATGGCCGAGCTTCCCCCGTCGTTATACGAGTATTTATGCTTGCAGATGAGCGCCAGTTTGCCCGTGAAGACTTCCTTAATCTTTACGAAAATGCCCAATCCCGTCTCGGTAAGGATTTAATTGATACTGTCATTCTCAAAGAGTTTGCGCCCGGAGAGCAGCGTATAGAAGAGTTGGCACTAACACCGGACGTGAAATATATCGGGCTGTTGGCTGAGTTTGTACAGTATCAGGATGCCGAGGCATTAATGGTTCTGCCAATTACTGATCACAAGAAAAATGAATATGAGGTGTCACTTGCCGATGTACGAATTGGCTCACCTGATGATATTGCCAAACGCCGCCGGGCAAAATTAACTACTCGAAGCAGTGATGATGACAGTGGAGATACGGTAACAATCTCCAAAGAAGACTATGAAAGAATGAAAAAAACGCTCCCTGATATGCAGCAATCTCAGTAA
- the tssK gene encoding type VI secretion system baseplate subunit TssK, translating to MSANNKVIWSEGMFLRPQHFQQQDRYLEQLVEARTAPLGPYTWGIVELAIDSEPLLMGKISLSKVKAVFPDGTPILAPENEHLPDVLEVPVNTRDEIVYLCVPMKRPGSQESIRDQEDFPQARYQASNFDARNSAASSGESARIQIGKLRACLKLGSDDLSGYAAVGVARIKERQPEKPVELDADYIPPLLNAETSSVINAYIEEVKGLLDHRGSALGHRLSDSGRSGSAEIADYLLLQVINRFEPLLKQITAQPRLHPHNLFLELLQLAGELSTFTSQSKRPPEIPVYAHENLQVSFAGLFSALRQSLSTVLEQTAIAMELVQRKFGIYVAPVTDPSLLKSASFIMAAKADMPGDLLRSRFPTQAKVAPVEAIRELISAQLPGLSLRPLPVAPRQIPYHAGFTYFEVERSGELWQAMTRSGGFAVHLGAEFPGLTMELWAIRNN from the coding sequence ATGTCGGCAAACAATAAGGTGATCTGGAGCGAGGGCATGTTTTTACGCCCTCAGCATTTTCAACAACAGGATCGCTATCTCGAACAGCTTGTCGAAGCGCGTACGGCCCCTCTTGGACCTTACACTTGGGGAATTGTAGAGCTGGCGATTGACAGTGAACCTTTATTGATGGGGAAAATTTCTCTGTCGAAAGTGAAGGCTGTTTTTCCTGATGGCACTCCGATACTTGCCCCTGAGAATGAACATTTACCGGATGTTTTAGAAGTTCCGGTTAATACTCGCGATGAGATAGTTTATCTGTGCGTGCCAATGAAACGCCCAGGTAGCCAGGAGTCCATTCGAGATCAGGAGGATTTCCCTCAGGCCCGTTATCAAGCTTCGAATTTTGATGCCCGTAATAGTGCGGCATCATCCGGCGAGTCCGCCCGTATCCAGATCGGAAAGTTAAGGGCTTGTCTGAAATTGGGCAGTGATGACCTGAGTGGCTACGCGGCGGTTGGTGTTGCGCGGATTAAAGAACGTCAGCCGGAAAAGCCGGTGGAGTTGGATGCTGACTATATACCACCGTTGTTAAATGCGGAGACCTCTTCAGTAATTAATGCTTATATTGAAGAAGTTAAAGGGCTGCTCGATCATCGCGGCTCTGCTCTTGGCCACCGCCTGAGTGACAGTGGCAGGAGTGGCTCTGCAGAGATTGCTGATTATTTGCTACTGCAAGTTATTAACCGCTTTGAGCCCTTACTGAAGCAGATCACAGCTCAGCCCCGATTACATCCACACAACTTATTTCTTGAGCTGCTACAGCTGGCAGGTGAACTTTCGACTTTTACTTCCCAGTCCAAGCGACCACCAGAAATTCCAGTATATGCTCATGAGAATTTACAGGTAAGTTTTGCTGGATTGTTTTCAGCGTTGAGGCAATCTCTCTCCACAGTTCTTGAGCAAACTGCAATTGCAATGGAGTTGGTGCAGCGCAAGTTTGGAATTTATGTTGCGCCTGTTACCGATCCTTCACTATTAAAATCTGCCAGTTTTATTATGGCTGCAAAAGCAGATATGCCTGGTGATCTATTGCGAAGTCGCTTCCCAACACAGGCGAAGGTTGCCCCGGTCGAGGCAATTAGAGAGCTTATCTCTGCACAATTACCGGGCTTGTCATTGCGTCCGCTTCCAGTGGCTCCGCGACAAATTCCCTACCACGCGGGGTTTACTTACTTTGAGGTCGAGCGGAGTGGAGAGTTGTGGCAGGCGATGACTCGCTCGGGCGGTTTTGCGGTACATCTAGGCGCAGAGTTCCCAGGGCTAACTATGGAGCTCTGGGCCATAAGGAATAATTGA
- the icmH gene encoding type IVB secretion system protein IcmH/DotU, which yields MSNDSFTPPRAPNAGDRTVLIPTPGAAAAPAAAQAQPQFFASQNAPVEAQVRNSLNPLVSAASKLLGVIIKLRTTMNHANVPDLHKRLTTEIQSFEREAKQLALTPESVLTARYLLCTVVDEVVLTTPWGTASGWSQHSLLSLFHKETFGGEKCFVILQRMLETPASHLELLELFYLCLSLGFQGKYRLVQRGHEQIEQIRDELYRTIEQHKQPMDRDLSPRWQGCVERKSRLIHYIPLWVIMSVVLGLLVATYSGYRWWLYETTTPVSDQILDLSNSDNESPQGEG from the coding sequence ATGAGTAATGACAGTTTTACTCCGCCGCGAGCCCCCAATGCAGGCGATAGAACAGTATTGATACCTACACCCGGTGCCGCGGCGGCACCGGCAGCAGCTCAGGCTCAGCCGCAATTCTTTGCCAGCCAGAATGCCCCGGTTGAGGCTCAAGTTCGCAACAGCCTGAATCCATTAGTCTCAGCTGCCTCAAAATTGTTAGGTGTAATTATTAAATTACGCACAACGATGAATCACGCTAATGTGCCAGATCTGCACAAACGGCTTACCACGGAAATCCAGAGCTTCGAACGAGAGGCAAAGCAGCTTGCCCTAACACCGGAGTCAGTTTTAACTGCCCGATATTTACTTTGTACTGTCGTTGATGAGGTGGTTTTGACCACGCCTTGGGGAACCGCCAGTGGCTGGAGTCAACACTCTTTGCTCAGCTTATTCCACAAAGAGACTTTTGGCGGGGAAAAGTGTTTTGTCATTTTACAGCGTATGCTGGAAACCCCTGCAAGTCATTTGGAACTCCTTGAACTCTTTTATCTGTGCCTAAGCCTCGGTTTTCAGGGTAAGTATCGACTGGTGCAGCGCGGACATGAACAGATAGAACAGATTCGCGATGAGCTTTACAGAACAATTGAACAGCATAAGCAGCCGATGGACAGAGATCTTTCACCGCGCTGGCAGGGATGTGTGGAGCGAAAATCTCGACTGATCCATTACATTCCCTTGTGGGTGATTATGAGTGTTGTATTGGGATTGTTAGTTGCAACTTACAGTGGTTATCGCTGGTGGCTCTATGAAACGACGACACCAGTCTCTGACCAAATTTTAGATTTGTCCAATAGTGATAATGAGTCTCCGCAAGGGGAAGGGTAA